Genomic DNA from Frondihabitans sp. PAMC 28766:
GCGCCGACAATGTAACGGGGCTCAAGCACACCACCGAAGTTGTAGATTTCGTATTTTTGACAGGCCTTCGTGGTCCAGTCGTACGGAGTGGTAGGAGAGCGTCGTGTGGCGAGTGAAGCGGCGGTGGAAACCAGCCGTGGACGCTACACGAGTGAGAATGCAGGCATGAGTAGCGAAAGACGGGTGAGAAACCCGTCCTCCGAAAGACCAAGGGTTCCAGGGCCAGGCTAATCCGCCCTGGGTAAGTCGGGACCTAAGGCGAGGCCGACAGGCGTAGTCGATGGACAACGGGTTGATATTCCCGTACCGGCGAAGAACCGCCCAAGATAATCCAGTGGTGCTAAGAGTCCTAACCCGGCTGAGTGGATCCCTTCGGGGTGATGCCGGCCGGTCTAACGCTCGACCCCATGCTGGTGCGTTTAGCGTATTAACAGGTGTGACGCAGGAAGGTAGCTGAGCCAGGCGATGGTATCCGTAAGGTGAACCTGGTGTAAGGATGTAGGGCTGACGATAGGCAAATCCGTCGTCAATGATGCTTGAGATCCGATGCGTACCCCGATTGGGGGAATTCAGTGATCCTATGCTGCCGAGAAAAGCATCGACGCGAGGTTCTAGCTGCCCGTACCCCAAACCGACTCAGGTGGTCAGGTAGAGAATACCAAGGAGATCGAGAGAATCGTGGTTAAGGAACTCGGCAAAATGCCCCCGTAACTTCGGGAGAAGGGGGGCCGGAACCGTGAACGGATTTACTCCGGGAGCGGGAAAGGCCGCAGAGACCAGTGGGAAGCGACTGTTTACTAAAAACACAGGTCCGTGCCAAGTCGCAAGACGATGTATACGGACTGACGCCTGCCCGGTGCTGGAAGGTTAAGAGGAACGGTTAGCCGCAAGGCGAAGCTGAGAATTTAAGCCCCAGTAAACGGCGGTGGTAACTATAACCATCCTAAGGTAGCGAAATTCCTTGTCGGGTAAGTTCCGACCTGCACGAATGGCGTAACGACTTCCCAGCTGTCTCAACCGCGAACTCGGCGAAATTGCACTACGAGTAAAGATGCTCGTTACGCGCAGCAGGACGGAAAGACCCCGTGACCTTTACTACAGCTTGGTATTGGTGTTCGGAGTGGCTTGTGTAGGATAGGTGGGAGACGGTGAAGCTCGGACGCTAGTTCGGGTGGAGTCATTGTTGAAATACCACTCTGGTCACTTTGGATATCTAACTACGAACCGTGATCCGGTTCTGGGACAGTGCCTGGTGGGTAGTTTAACTGGGGCGGTTGCCTCCTAAAAAGTAACGGAGGCGCCCAAAGGTTCCCTCAACCTGGTTGGCAATCAGGTGTCGAGTGTAAGTGCACAAGGGAGCTTGACTGTGAGACTGACAAGTCGAGCAGGGACGAAAGTCGGGACTAGTGATCCGGCAGTGGCTTGTGGAAGCGCTGTCGCTCAACGGATAAAAGGTACCTCGGGGATAACAGGCTGATCTTGCCCAAGAGTCCATATCGACGGCATGGTTTGGCACCTCGATGTCGGCTCGTCGCATCCTGGGGCTGGAGTAGGTCCCAAGGGTTGGGCTGTTCGCCCATTAAAGCGGTACGCGAGCTGGGTTTAGAACGTCGTGAGACAGTTCGGTCCCTATCCGCTGCGCGCGTAGGAAATTTGAGAAGATCTATCCCTAGTACGAGAGGACCGGGATGGACGAACCTCTGGTGTGTCAGTTGTTCTGCCAAGAGCACCGCTGATTAGCTACGTTCGGAACGGATAACCGCTGAAAGCATCTAAGCGGGAAGCCGGCTTCGAGATGAGATTTCCATCCCCTTCGGGGGGAGAGGCTCCCAGCTAGACTACTGGGTTGATAGGCCGGATGTGGAAGCGAGGACTAACGACTCGTGGAGCTGACCGGTACTAATAAGCCGATAACTTGACAACACCCCAACCCCTTCGTTCTGCGGGTTGGGCGGTGATGTTCGCGTCCACTATGTGGTTCCCGGAAAACGGTCGGACCGACCGTTGCACGGAACAGAAAACACAACAGAATCAGAAAATACAACAGAAGACAGAGCTATGTGTCGTGTGAACGACGCAGCCTGGAACACAGACTTCGTACCGGCGCACCGCGCACGTTACGACCTAGTGTTTCGGCGGCCATAGCGAGAGGGAAACGCCCGGTCACATTCCGAACCCGGAAGCTAAGACTCTCAGCGCCGATGGTACTGCAAGGGGGACCTTGTGGGAGAGTAGGACACCGCCGGACTCACCTTCGCTCCACCAACTGGTGCAGCACCAGCAAAGGCCACCCCACACGGGTGGCCTTTTCTGCGTTTAACCTGCAGCTTCGGTGGAGACCGCGAACGGTAGGATTGACGGCGATGTCTGCCTCCTTCACGACCGCGACCGGCGCCGACGTGCGCGTCCGGTTCTGCCCGTCGCCCACCGGTACACCCCACGTCGGCCTGATCCGAACTGCCCTTTTCAACTGGGCCTACGCGCGCCACACCGGCGGCAAGCTGGTCTTCCGCATCGAAGACACCGACGCCGCGCGCGACAGCGAAGAGAGCTACCACCAGATCATCGACGGCCTGCACTGGCTCGGCATCGACTGGGACGAAGGGGTCGAGGTCGGTGGTCCCTTCGCGCCGTATCGCCAATCGGAGCGGCACGACATCTACCAGGGCGTCATCGCGCAGCTGAAGGAGCGCGGCCTCCTCTACGAAAGCTTTGTCACGCCCGACGAGATGGAAGCACGCAACGTCTCCAACGGGCGCGACGCCAAGCAGGGCTATGACAATTTCGAGCGTGAGCTCAGCGACGAGCAGAGGGCGGCGTATCGGGCGGAGGGCCGGGCGCCGGCTCTGCGTCTTCGAGTGCCCGACCGCGACCTCAGCTTCGACGACCTGGTGCGGGGCCCCATCACCTTCCCCGCCGGATCCTTCACCGACTTCGTCGTGGTGCGGCCCAACGGCATTCCGCTCTACACGTTCGTGAACCCCGTCGACGACGCCCTGATGGGCGTCACGCACGTGCTGCGCGGCGAGGACATCCTGTCGTCGACCCCCCGCCAGATCGCCCTCTACGAGGCGCTCTACGAGATCGGTATCGCGAAGTTCATTCCGCGCTTCGGTCACCTGCCCTATGTGATGGGCGACAAGAACAAGAAGCTGTCGAAGCGCGACCCCGAGTCGAATCTCTTCCTGCACCGCAGCAACGGCATGATTCCCGAGGGTCTGGTCAACTACCTCGCGCTGCTCGGCTGGTCGTTGAGCCACGATCGCGACGTGTTCTCGATCGACGAGATGGTGGCGGCATTCGACGTGGTCGACGTCAACCCCAACCCGGCGCGCTTCGACGAGAAGAAGGCCGAGTCGATCAACGGCGACCACATCCGCCTGCTCGAGTCCGCCGACTTCGCCGGCCGCCTCGTGCCGTACCTCGACGGGATCGTCGCGAACCCGCCGACGCCCGCGCAGCAGGCGATTCTGATCGCGGCCGCACCGCTGGTGCAGGAGCGCATGCAGCTGCTCGGCGAGGCGCCCGGCATGCTCGGCTTCCTGTTCACGAGCGACGACGACCTCGTGTACGAAGACGACGCGCTGAAGACTCTCGGCGAGAACGCCGGCGACGTGCTGCGTGCCTCGGTCGAGGCCGTGTCCGCGGCGGGCGAGTGGACGCACACCGCGCTCGAAGAGGCGCTCAGGGGTGCGCTCGTCGAGGGCCTGGGGCTCAAGCCTCGAGTGGCCTTCGGCCCCCTTCGAGTCGCTGTGTCAGGCCGCAGGGTGAGCCCTCCTCTCTTCGAGTCGATGGCGATCCTGGGCCGGGAGTCGACCGTGGCCCGCCTCGAGAAGCTGGCAGCGAGGGTGTGAGCGGCACCGCCGACACCTACGACGTCGCCGTCGTCGGAGGAGGGCCCGCCGGCTTGAGCGCAGCCCTCAACCTCGTGCGGGCGCGCCGACGCGTGCTGCTGATCGACAGCAACCGCCCCCGCAACTCGGCGACTCTGATGTCGCACGGCTTCCTCACCCGCGACGGCATCTCGCCGCTCGAGCTGCGTCGGCTGGGCCGCGACGAGTTCTTGGGCTACGAGGGCGCCGAGCACCGTACGACACTGGCTCAGAAGGT
This window encodes:
- the gltX gene encoding glutamate--tRNA ligase — encoded protein: MSASFTTATGADVRVRFCPSPTGTPHVGLIRTALFNWAYARHTGGKLVFRIEDTDAARDSEESYHQIIDGLHWLGIDWDEGVEVGGPFAPYRQSERHDIYQGVIAQLKERGLLYESFVTPDEMEARNVSNGRDAKQGYDNFERELSDEQRAAYRAEGRAPALRLRVPDRDLSFDDLVRGPITFPAGSFTDFVVVRPNGIPLYTFVNPVDDALMGVTHVLRGEDILSSTPRQIALYEALYEIGIAKFIPRFGHLPYVMGDKNKKLSKRDPESNLFLHRSNGMIPEGLVNYLALLGWSLSHDRDVFSIDEMVAAFDVVDVNPNPARFDEKKAESINGDHIRLLESADFAGRLVPYLDGIVANPPTPAQQAILIAAAPLVQERMQLLGEAPGMLGFLFTSDDDLVYEDDALKTLGENAGDVLRASVEAVSAAGEWTHTALEEALRGALVEGLGLKPRVAFGPLRVAVSGRRVSPPLFESMAILGRESTVARLEKLAARV